A window of Juglans regia cultivar Chandler chromosome 7, Walnut 2.0, whole genome shotgun sequence contains these coding sequences:
- the LOC109012854 gene encoding uncharacterized protein LOC109012854 isoform X1: protein MSKKLATRRELLDRWRGIEEEEEEEDDDHDSSKRRRLHHLKEQWFADAFNFLICFPKDTHIWCGSWDLMGPLLETFYNYFKDEHPDSPLKQLWKRISDEMRKCIQCISQYHQALEMYDREYELSCIIPLLDVLRTLDEQRVTQHLREINARIAREEYDPARDNAEVVSVMYEILMFPILLDDQSLFTEFETFIEAIDNKHELALDGQQQFPGVYALFFFKRRVRSVGHRLAGSMGKLRRVTELEPLQPLLKKFIGFLETEVLPPTPETSRPRAKLDRVSIWLGIKSLLGFLDPPAFEEGILERYPIFLDLVLNHISGDSVVFSHAVTCLRLLFEMLGCKLWLRSTLSPSVMRNTLLGQCFHTRNEKSHKDIFDLIQPFLQSLEALQDGEHEKQRRHFIYFLLHQVPMSSNFSVLTRKKACQIALFIIQRGYKMNPPCPPSECAHMWGPSLVSSLKDSSLHSSLRQPAFDLIQTIIVSDAAALITSMLNCSTSWSIDKSVSLDLDDDDQCDRLPFIPDGREEDNSSWSEFGTQSKITCREYREWMCIPMLWIDVLVELDPSVFPISFSKAVFWARSRFSMVEPEISAEMALPLRTWLQSSVEEISTSFGWTIPTGSDDGGEGKDSKNSVKISSMCISLARTFNRLTGHFIDQVGQREIGKLWTWEPRMSESLILSLLDPNDNIRQFGKCILEQVSDTRGLSCGLKFLCSSGCSLSAIFRGFRHACKLVLLDSVLVKFQTLQHFFFVLRKLLKGVTEEWPESSSDHLSITSFSSQGGFLRQPFFDTLPENAIGYSSNVDFKLLQKFIYLLSETAWPSIRRCLIEGKAFIDYSFCQMTCVRLLEILPVVFEIMYPPLGTKHEDSRVMVKSACDFSWLNDLMDWGKSSLKVITVYWKRTVSMLLSFLRGSCSNSATMTIGTIENMISSDNFATDELTETVSRLSVSLSKEASCDSGKTPYSSRSLFPEFLSFGRNSSVSNEQPLSGDDREVQILDSVTGAHKTAEDVLIVLSDSETEEPISANEVILSDTETGHHMLEDKTIDPGSKSHFDSTKKKVSDTDTDTSKDLLESFQQNDTTDGSVVASRDKSFDGLKGKGAPALLESEGLDGKRKGIRSIYNKNDSILSQNRVNLHVSSNEAVSSKNMTLNFNSAISKASDTVLKEIVRDTEDDTFESALNSARRQQSLIAKSSTSLPKRQVIQLKSHFEIRSGRLHRLEAGVKRFKPPRLDDWYRPILEIDYFETVGLASAGEDRSRIVSKLKEVPVYFQSPEQYIEIFRPLVLEEFRAQLHSSFLEMSSLEEMYFGSLSVMLVERVDDFHLVRFVYDDKDSAASKSFSENDLVLLTKEPLQKSSHDIHMVGKVERRERDNKRRQTILVIRFYLQNGSSRLNQARRNLIERGKWHATRLMSITPQLREFQALSSIKEIPILPVILKPANDSLGGDISKEVDLGKLSQPLQQVLKSSFNDSQLQAIGVAVGSPSLKKDFELSLIQGPPGTGKTRTILAIVSGLLASPLQRMGNAKNFLDGTLKRNGMQCTNSRPRISQTAAIAKAWQDAALARQLNEDVERSSKSMESLARGRVLLCAQSNAAVDELVSRISIQGLYGSDGKIYKPYLVRVGNVKTVHPNSLPVFIDTLVDQRLVEERMKVCNEKSDSTVGSSITLRSNLEKIVDRIRFYETKRANLRDGNADLKNSMEADSNKGDDEKEVSDAEIELKLRKLYEQKKQIYKDLSSVQTQEKKSNEEMKTLRRKLRKSILQEAEIVVTTLSGCGGDLYGVCSESVSTNKFGIPSEHTLFDAIVIDEAAQALEPATLIPLQLLKSSGTKCIMVGDPKQLPATVLSSVASKFQYECSMFERLQRAGHPVIMLTKQYRMHPEICQFPSLHFYDGKLLNGEKMSNKSAPFHEIEGLGPYVFYDIVDGQEHRGKNSGALSLYNEHEAEAAVEVLRLFKKRCPSEFIGGRIGIITPYKSQLSLLRSRFLSAFGSSVIDDMELNTVDGFQGREVDIILLSTVRAGDPNSALRMNSSNIGFVADVRRMNVALTRAKLSLWVLGNARTLMTNRNWAALLKDAKARNLVISVKMPYESMFKTAFCGNAVSGISVNHSGQKKYVEKVNDASQHAKQNERNTNQTFERKTRNVGCADQGKRTGIGDEKDLGTTKDSSLVANGKNKTSEDVKRANSGKHAKVGERKGKQSSEKKVGLGNTDMSKRKHEFDKSNNHSNHSERELADGHKLSKSLVSKRLKKSSDGGRSEQGNQATQLTEGSSKERDANVRGKVPSQVGRAEDLIAKRKQREAVDAILCSSLISSKKSEMSTKPLPAKRSFSSSSNVSGGIKPPKTSKVPPASSTSASENQIHKHRNKK, encoded by the exons GTTTGCAGATgcatttaatttcttaatttgctTCCCAAAAGATACTCATATCTGGTGTGGCTCTTGGGATTTGATGGGTCCTCTTTTAGAGACGTTCTACAATTACTTCAAAGACGAGCATCCTGATTCTCCTCTCAAGCAATTATGGAAGAGGATTTCTGATGAAATGCGGAAATGCATCCAGTGCATTTCTCAGTACCATCAAGCCTTAGAAATGTATGATAGGGAGTATGAGCTAAGTTGCATTATCCCCCTTCTTGATGTGCTGCGAACCCTTGATGAGCAGAGGGTGACTCAACACTTGAGAGAGATCAATGCAAGAATAGCAAGAGAAGAATATGATCCGGCTCGTGATAATGCTGAAGTTGTTAGTGTAATGTATGAG ATTTTGATGTTCCCTATCCTGTTGGACGATCAATCATTGTTCACTGAATTCGAAACATTTATTGAAGCAATTGATAATAAGCATGAACTGGCTTTGGATGGACAACAACAGTTTCCG GGTGtttatgcattattttttttcaaacgaaGAGTGCGTTCTGTTGGTCATCGTCTTGCTGGGTCTATGGGAAAATTGAG GAGAGTAACTGAATTGGAACCTTTGCAGCCTttgcttaagaaatttatagGCTTTTTGGAGACAGAAGTTTTGCCACCGACACCTGAGACTTCAAGACCTAGAGCAAAGCTGGACCGTGTATCCATATGGCTTGGAATCAAATCATT GCTTGGATTCTTAGATCCTCCAGCTTTTGAAGAAGGGATACTAGAACGCTATCCCATTTTTCTGGACCTCGTACTCAATCATATCAGTGGTGATTCAGTTGTATTTTCTCATGCAGTTACCTGCTTGAGACTACTCTTTGAAATGCTTG GTTGTAAACTTTGGTTGAGATCTACATTGTCTCCAAGTGTGATGCGCAACACGCTATTGGGGCAGTGTTTTCATACTCGAAACGAGAAAAGCCATAAAGATATTTTTGATCTTATTCAGCCTTTTCTGCAG TCTCTTGAAGCTTTGCAAGATGGGGAACATGAAAAGCAACGTAggcattttatatattttctcctCCACCAAGTGCCAATGAGCAGTAACTTCAGTGTTTTAACGAGGAAAAAGGCTTGCCAG ATAGCTCTTTTTATTATACAAAGAGGCTATAAGATGAACCCGCCGTGCCCACCTTCTGAATGTGCACATATGTG GGGCCCTTCTCTTGTGTCATCCCTGAAGGATTCTTCACTCCACAGTTCTCTGAGGCAGCCTGCATTTGATCTTATACAAACTATTATAGTGTCTGATGCTGCTGCCCTTATAACTTCAATGCTGAATTGCAGCACCTCTTGGAGTATTGACAAAAGCGTGTCTCTGGActtggatgatgatgatcaatgtGACAGGCTTCCATTTATTCCAGATGGTAGAGAGGAGGATAATAGTTCTTGGAGCGAATTCGGTACACAAAGTAAAATTACTTGTCGGGAATATCGAGAGTGGATGTGCATTCCTATGTTGTGGATTGACGTTCTAGTTGAACTTGATCCCTCAGTCTTTCCGATATCATTTTCTAAGGCTGTTTTCTGGGCTCGATCTCGTTTTTCTATGGTTGAACCCGAAATCAGTGCAGAAATGGCACTTCCATTGAGAACCTGGCTTCAATCTTCTGTTGAAGAAATCTCCACTTCATTTGGTTGGACAATCCCAACTGGTTCTGATGATGGTGGAGAGGGCAAGGACTCAAAAAACTCAGTAAAAATATCATCAATGTGTATTTCTTTAGCAAGAACATTCAACAG GTTAACTGGACACTTTATAGATCAAGTGGGGCAAAGAGAAATTGGGAAACTGTGGACTTGGGAACCAAGGATGTCTGAAAGCTTGATACTTTCACTCCTGGATCCTAATGAT AATATCAGGCAATTTGGGAAATGTATTTTGGAACAAGTTTCGGATACACGTGGTCTTTCTTGTGGCTTGAAGTTCCTCTGCTCAAGTGGATGCTCGTTGTCTGCCATTTTTCGGGGTTTCAGGCATGCTTGTAAATTG GTTCTACTGGATTCTGTTTTGGTAAAGTTTCAGACTTTGCAACACTTTTTTTTCGTTCTACGCAAATTACTCAAAGGGGTTACCGAAGAATGGCCAGAAAGTTCATCTGATCACTTAAGTATCACAAGCTTCTCTTCCCAAGGTGGATTTTTGAGGCAGCCATTCTTTGATACATTGCCTGAGAATGCCATTGGGTACTCATCAAATGTTGACTTCAAATTGCTGCAAAAGTTCATTTACTTGCTATCGGAAACTGCTTGGCCTTCTATTCGGAGATGCTTAATAGAGGGCAAAGCATTTATTGATTACAGTTTCTGTCag ATGACTTGTGTCCGCTTACTTGAGATCCTCCCTGTTGTTTTTGAAATAATGTACCCGCCATTGGGTACAAAACATGAGGATTCGAGAGTGATGGTGAAAAGTGCTTGTGACTTCTCATGGCTTAATGATCTCATGGATTGGGGAAAGTCATCACTTAAAGTTATAACCGTGTATTGGAAACGGACAGTTTCCATGTTGCTGTCTTTTCTCAGGGGTTCATGTAGTAACAGTGCTACAATGACAATCGGGaccattgaaaatatgataTCAAGTG ATAATTTTGCCACGGATGAATTGACAGAAACAGTTTCACGCCTTTCTGTTTCGTTATCGAAGGAAGCTTCTTGTGACAGTGGAAAGACCCCCTATAGTTCAAGATCTTTATTTCCCGAATTCTTGTCATTTGGGAGGAATAGTTCAGTTTCAAATGAGCAGCCTCTCTCTGGTGATGACAGAGAGGTGCAGATCTTGGACTCGGTAACGGGAGCTCACAAAACGGCTGAAGATGTTCTGATTGTTCTTTCAGACAGTGAAACAGAGGAACCTATATCTGCCAATGAGGTCATTCTCTCTGATACTGAGACAGGTCACCACATGTTGGAGGACAAGACTATTGATCCTGGGAGCAAATCACATTTTGACTCTACGAAAAAGAAAGTTTCTGACACTGACACTGACACTTCTAAGGATTTGTTGGAGTCTTTTCAGCAAAATGACACTACTGATGGTTCTGTGGTTGCTTCTCGGGATAAGAGCTTTGATGGATTAAAAGGTAAAGGAGCACCCGCTCTCCTCGAATCAGAAGGTTTAGATGGTAAGAGGAAAGGAATACGCTCCATATACAATAAAAATGATTCCATTTTATCCCAGAATAGAGTTAATCTTCATGTTTCATCCAATGAAGCTGTCAGTTCCAAGAATATGACTCTAAATTTCAACAGTGCAATTTCCAAGGCAAGTGACACTGTTTTGAAAGAGATAGTACGTGATACTGAAGACGATACATTTGAGTCTGCACTAAACTCTGCAAGGCGTCAGCAGTCACTTATAGCAAAGTCAAGCACTTCTCTTCCAAAACGGCAAGTTATTCAACTTAAATCACATTTTGAAATTAGATCTGGCCGTTTACATAGACTGGAGGCTGGAGTGAAAAGGTTCAAGCCGCCAAGGCTTGATGACTGGTATAGACCCATTTTGGAAATTGATTACTTCGAAACTGTTGGATTAGCATCTGCTGGTGAGGATAGGAGTCGAATTGTTAGCAAATTAAAGGAGGTTCCCGTCTATTTTCAATCGCCTGAACAGTATATAGAGATTTTTCGGCCGTTGGTTTTGGAGGAGTTCAGAGCACAGTTGCACAGTTCCTTTTTGGAAATGTCTTCCTTGGAAGAGATGTATTTTGGCAGTCTATCTGTGATGTTGGTCGAGAGAGTTGATGATTTTCATCTGGTTCGATTTGTCTATGATGATAAAGATTCTGCTGCTTCTAAAAGCTTTTCTGAAAATGACCTTGTGTTGTTGACAAAAGAGCCTTTGCAAAAATCATCCCATGATATTCATATGGTTGGAAAG GTGGAGAGGCGTGAGAGAGACAATAAGAGAAGACAAACTATATTAGTAATCAGGTTCTATCTTCAAAATGGTTCTTCACGATTAAATCAAGCTAGAAGAAACCTCATTGAACGTGGTAAATGGCACGCAACTCGCTTAATGAGCATTACACCTCAACTTAGAGAATTTCAGGCACTGTCTTCAATTAAGGAAATCCCCATACTTCCAGTTATTTTGAAGCCCGCCAATGATTCTCTTGGTGGTGATATATCCAAGGAAGTGGATCTGGGTAAGCTTTCCCAACCCTTGCAGCAAGTACTGAAATCATCCTTCAATGACAGTCAACTTCAAGCTATTGGTGTTGCTGTTGGATCACCAAGTTTAAAGAAAGATTTTGAATTATCCCTTATTCAGGGTCCTCCAG GTACTGGCAAGACGCGAACTATTTTGGCCATTGTCAGTGGTTTGCTTGCTTCACCTTTACAGAGGATGGGTAATGCAAAAAACTTTCTTGATGGCACTTTGAAAAGAAATGGTATGCAGTGCACCAATTCACGTCCACGGATAAGCCAGACTGCTGCAATTGCAAAGGCATGGCAGGATGCAGCCTTGGCTAGACAATTGAATGAGGATGTTGAAAGAAGCTCAAAATCCATGGAAAGTTTGGCAAGAGGAAGGGTGCTTCTATGTGCCCAGTCAAATGCAGCGGTTGATGAGTTAGTATCAAGAATTTCTATTCAAGGTCTTTATGGAAGCGATGGGAAGATTTACAAGCCGTATCTTGTAAGGGTTGGCAATGTGAAGACAGTCCATCCAAATTCACTACCAGTATTTATTGATACACTTGTTGATCAACGTTTGGTGGAAGAGAGGATGAAAGTTTGCAATGAAAAGAGTGATTCTACTGTGGGCTCTTCAATTACTTTGCGTTCTAATCTTGAGAAAATAGTTGACCGAATCAGGTTTTATGAAACAAAGCGTGCTAACTTAAGGGATGGAAATGCTGACCTTAAGAATTCTATGGAAGCTGATAGTAATAAGGGGGATGATGAGAAAGAAGTGTCTGATGCAGAAATAGAGTTGAAGCTAAGAAAACTTTATGAGCAAAAGAAGCAAATCTATAAAGATCTTAGCAGTGTTCAGACACAGGAGAAGAAATCtaatgaagaaatgaaaacacTTAGACGTAAGCTTCGGAAGTCTATTTTGCAGGAAGCTGAGATTGTGGTAACTACATTGAGTGGTTGTGGTGGAGACCTCTATGGAGTGTGTTCTGAGTCTGTGTCAACTAATAAATTTGGGATTCCATCTGAGCATACTCTTTTTGATGCTATAGTGATTGATGAGGCTGCTCAA GCTCTGGAACCTGCTACTCTGATTCCTCTTCAGCTTTTAAAATCTAGCGGGACTAAATGTATTATG GTTGGTGACCCAAAGCAGCTTCCAGCGACAGTTCTTTCTAGTGTTGCTAGTAAATTCCAGTATGAATGCAGTATGTTTGAACGTTTACAGAGGGCTGGTCATCCTGTCATTATGCTGACCAAACAG TATAGAATGCACCCAGAAATATGTCAGTTTCCTTCATTGCATTTTTATGACGGAAAGCTGCTAAATGGTGAAAAAATGTCTAACAAGTCAGCTCCATTTCATGAAATTGAGGGTCTTGGACCATATGTATTCTATGACATTGTTGATGGCCAAGAGCATCGTGGTAAGAACTCTGGTGCATTGTCCCTTTACAATGAGCATGAGGCTGAAGCTGCAGTTGAAGTTCTTAGGTTATTCAAGAAAAG GTGCCCATCTGAATTTATTGGTGGAAGGATTGGCATCATAACTCCATACAAGAGTCAACTCTCACTTTTACGTTCTCGTTTTTTAAGTGCATTTGGATCTTCTGTTATAGATGATATGGAATTAAATACCGTGGATGGTTTCCAAGGTCGGGAGGttgatataattttactttcaaCTGTTAGGGCAGGGGATCCTAACTCTGCCCTTCGGATGAACTCAAGCAACATTGGGTTTGTAGCTGATGTAAGAAGGATGAATGTGGCTTTGACAAGAGCCAAGCTCTCGCTCTGGGTCTTGGGTAATGCCAGGACTTTGATGACAAACCGTAACTGGGCTGCTCTTTTAAAGGATGCTAAAGCAAGAAACTTGGTTATTTCAGTCAAAATGCCATACGAGTCGATGTTTAAAACAGCCTTTTGTGGAAATGCTGTTTCAGGAATTTCTGTTAATCACTCAGGACAGAAGAAATATGTTGAAAAGGTTAATGATGCTAGCCagcatgcaaaacaaaatgaacGCAATACAAATCAAACCTTTGAAAGGAAAACAAGGAATGTAGGCTGTGCAGATCAGGGTAAAAGAACAGGTATAGGAGATGAAAAGGATTTGGGCACGACTAAAGATTCATCATTAGTAGCAAATGGTAAGAACAAAACTTCTGAGGATGTTAAGCGTGCAAACTCAGGGAAACATGCTAAAGTGGGTGAAAGAAAGGGCAAACAGAGTAGTGAAAAGAAAGTTGGTTTGGGGAATACGGATATGAGCAAAAGGAAGCATGAATTTGACAAGTCTAATAATCATTCAAACCATTCTGAACGAGAATTGGCTGATGGTCATAAACTCTCGAAATCACTTGTGTCAAAAAGACTGAAGAAATCCTCTGATGGTGGTAGAAGCGAGCAGGGGAATCAGGCAACTCAATTAACTGAAGGCAGCTCTAAGGAGAGAGATGCAAATGTCAGAGGTAAAGTCCCCAGTCAGGTAGGCCGTGCTGAAGATTTGATTGCAAAAAGGAAACAACGTGAAGCTGTTGATGCTATTCTTTGTTCTTCGCTGATATCTTCCAAGAAGTCTGAGATGTCGACGAAACCTCTGCCTGCCAAAAGGTCTTTTTCGTCATCATCAAATGTTAGTGGTGGCATAAAACCTCCCAAAACAAGTAAAG TTCCACCAGCGTCTTCAACAAGTGCATCAGAAAATCAGATCCATAAGCATCgcaataagaaataa